Proteins from a genomic interval of Nostoc sp. TCL240-02:
- a CDS encoding ScyD/ScyE family protein → MNLKPFTITILTFCVAAFSGMKAASAASFSVIADGLYNAGGLSFGPDGNLYVTEAGIGGSGACVPPASGQGDSLCYGTSGAVTKIENGKTERILTGLPSLALPDGTGAAGPRDIKFDAKGKPYVLIGYAANPAFRDRNLGYTDLGKIIAPDFNTNSWTSVADLANYELANNPDSGDVGSNPLGFVIDGNKLVAVDAGANDLLSVNADGRNLQAITTFPEDILANPVFPPSGTPSNELAQVPSQDEEVRSQFATQAVPSNVAKGPDGAYYVSQFTGFPFPEGGAKIYRVGADGKSSVFADGFTQLTDLEFDTEGNLYALQYANQSAWKGDFDGSVIKIAADGTRTTLLSGNGLESPSALTIGSDGAVYVTNRGDRPGFGQVLKIENTKSIPEPDSTLGVLAIAAFGVGCLHKKRSPKPPINGAVALK, encoded by the coding sequence ATGAACCTGAAGCCATTCACTATTACTATCCTCACTTTTTGTGTTGCCGCTTTTTCTGGAATGAAAGCTGCGTCAGCCGCATCCTTTTCAGTAATCGCCGACGGTCTATATAATGCTGGCGGTCTGAGCTTTGGTCCTGATGGTAATCTCTATGTTACAGAGGCGGGAATAGGGGGAAGTGGCGCTTGCGTTCCACCAGCAAGTGGTCAAGGCGATTCTCTATGCTATGGCACAAGTGGAGCAGTTACCAAAATTGAGAATGGTAAGACCGAACGCATACTTACAGGACTTCCTTCCTTAGCATTACCAGATGGTACTGGAGCCGCAGGCCCTCGTGATATTAAATTTGATGCTAAAGGTAAACCTTATGTTCTGATTGGATATGCGGCTAATCCGGCTTTTCGCGATCGCAATTTAGGTTACACTGACCTCGGAAAAATCATTGCTCCCGACTTCAATACCAACTCCTGGACGAGTGTTGCTGATTTAGCTAACTATGAACTCGCCAACAATCCCGACAGTGGTGATGTCGGTAGCAATCCCTTGGGTTTTGTAATAGATGGCAATAAGTTAGTTGCAGTTGATGCAGGTGCAAACGACTTACTCAGTGTTAATGCTGATGGAAGAAATCTGCAAGCTATCACCACGTTTCCTGAAGACATATTAGCTAATCCCGTCTTCCCACCCTCCGGTACTCCATCCAATGAACTGGCGCAAGTGCCATCTCAAGATGAAGAGGTGCGATCGCAGTTTGCAACCCAAGCAGTACCCTCAAATGTGGCAAAAGGGCCTGATGGTGCTTATTACGTCAGTCAATTTACTGGTTTTCCCTTTCCTGAAGGCGGGGCAAAAATCTATCGAGTCGGTGCTGATGGTAAATCATCAGTCTTCGCCGATGGTTTTACCCAACTCACCGACTTGGAATTTGATACTGAAGGCAATTTATATGCTTTGCAGTACGCCAATCAGTCAGCTTGGAAGGGTGATTTTGATGGTTCCGTCATCAAAATAGCTGCCGATGGCACTCGCACAACTCTGCTGAGTGGCAATGGATTAGAGTCACCTAGCGCCTTGACTATTGGTTCGGATGGTGCAGTATACGTCACAAACCGAGGCGATCGCCCTGGATTTGGACAAGTTCTCAAAATTGAGAATACCAAATCTATCCCTGAACCTGATTCGACTTTAGGCGTATTAGCGATCGCTGCTTTTGGTGTTGGTTGCTTGCACAAAAAGAGAAGCCCTAAACCTCCCATAAATGGAGCCGTGGCGCTCAAGTAA
- the scyC gene encoding scytonemin biosynthesis cyclase/decarboxylase ScyC (ScyC, an enzyme in the biosynthesis pathway for the cyanobacterial natural sunscreen scytonemin, performs a cyclization and decarboxylation on the compound ScyA produces.), translating into MEKNTFATSAYIATSPESTFEYLCSLKNLDEWTLYSRMKEQIDEDTWLGTASGYHTNLYYHVKKLQNPLFYGIEWHCGLEYQKYFQVYPVLLFPTDYIEPGTDEKGVYFHWLSFVDPKRQTQMIMQGIHTVHTSECRSLKGNLERKAGLTSAAKGSHFIDTDTIYVDAPIEIGIEYLKDLQNVDEWAHLLHPNGDITSESGEFKDEYDQKVKVSVRVHSLSKYYLLEQEYFYPDYEYYQRSVALLIPTAYAFADPEASGFILHRITFWKTDGTISHGKLQIEDFGAESMNIKRLLEAKAGNLKSFDRGMSYLPKIQESLVTN; encoded by the coding sequence GTGGAAAAAAATACTTTTGCAACATCAGCTTACATTGCTACTTCACCAGAGAGTACTTTTGAATATCTTTGTAGTTTAAAAAATCTGGATGAGTGGACTCTTTATAGCCGGATGAAAGAGCAAATTGATGAAGATACTTGGCTCGGAACTGCATCCGGCTATCACACAAATCTCTATTATCACGTTAAAAAACTGCAAAATCCGCTTTTCTACGGCATTGAATGGCACTGTGGATTAGAGTACCAAAAATATTTTCAAGTTTACCCTGTTTTGCTGTTCCCCACCGACTACATCGAGCCGGGGACAGATGAAAAGGGCGTGTATTTTCACTGGTTAAGCTTTGTCGATCCCAAACGACAAACTCAGATGATTATGCAGGGAATTCATACAGTCCATACTTCTGAATGCCGTTCTCTTAAAGGTAATTTGGAACGTAAAGCTGGTTTGACCTCAGCAGCCAAAGGAAGCCACTTTATCGATACAGACACCATTTATGTTGATGCCCCAATTGAAATCGGCATTGAATACTTAAAAGACTTACAAAATGTAGATGAGTGGGCGCATTTACTCCATCCAAATGGTGATATTACTTCTGAATCAGGCGAATTTAAAGATGAATATGACCAAAAGGTAAAAGTTTCTGTACGAGTTCATAGTCTGAGTAAATACTACTTACTTGAACAAGAATACTTTTATCCAGATTACGAATATTATCAGCGTTCTGTCGCGTTACTTATTCCAACCGCTTATGCTTTCGCTGACCCCGAAGCTTCTGGTTTCATCCTGCATCGAATCACATTTTGGAAAACCGATGGAACTATAAGCCACGGCAAACTTCAAATTGAAGACTTTGGCGCTGAGAGCATGAACATCAAACGTTTACTCGAAGCCAAAGCTGGCAACCTCAAATCATTTGATCGAGGAATGAGCTATCTGCCAAAAATTCAAGAATCCCTAGTTACTAATTAA
- a CDS encoding glycosyltransferase family 4 protein, whose product MRILIYSYNYHPEPIGIAPLMTELAEGLVKRGHQVRVITGMPNYPQRQIYDGYRGKLYVTEQKNGVKIQRSYLRIKSKPNLVDRLLLELSFVFTSLPQAFKGERPDVILLTVPPLLVCLPATLIGWLYNCPVVLNVQDILPEAGVRVGLIKNKLMIKALETLEKFAYRTAHTISVIADGFVDNLKNKGVPANKIACIPNWVNLNFIRPLPKENNSWRATHQLNGKFVVLYSGNIALTQGLETVIEAAAYLRHLKEIIFVVAGESQALERLQKHCLACGADNVLLLPLEVREKLPQMLAAADVGLIVQKRNVISFNMPSKIPLLLASGRPIVGSVPAAGTAAKAIRQSGGGVIVEPESADALAAAVLDLYHQPELAAQLGRKGRKFAVENYSFEQALDRYEELFADAIAKRATNLDILPEISSKESLVDI is encoded by the coding sequence ATGCGAATTCTGATTTATTCATACAACTATCATCCAGAACCAATTGGTATTGCACCTTTGATGACTGAACTAGCAGAAGGGCTGGTGAAGCGAGGGCATCAAGTGCGGGTAATTACAGGTATGCCTAACTATCCTCAGCGCCAGATTTACGACGGGTATCGAGGTAAGTTGTATGTTACTGAACAGAAAAACGGTGTCAAAATTCAGCGTAGTTACCTGCGGATTAAGTCTAAACCTAACCTTGTAGACCGACTACTGCTAGAGTTGAGCTTTGTTTTTACAAGTTTGCCACAAGCCTTCAAGGGTGAGCGACCTGATGTAATTCTCTTAACAGTACCACCGCTACTAGTTTGTTTACCTGCAACTTTGATAGGTTGGCTATACAATTGCCCGGTAGTACTGAATGTGCAAGATATCCTCCCGGAAGCTGGTGTGCGTGTTGGGCTAATTAAGAATAAGTTGATGATTAAAGCTCTGGAAACTTTAGAAAAATTTGCTTATCGAACTGCACATACCATTAGCGTGATAGCCGATGGTTTTGTAGATAATTTAAAAAATAAAGGTGTACCTGCTAATAAAATTGCCTGCATTCCCAATTGGGTAAATCTAAATTTTATCCGCCCTTTACCAAAGGAAAATAACTCTTGGAGGGCTACCCATCAACTCAATGGGAAATTTGTAGTGCTTTATTCAGGTAATATTGCTCTCACACAAGGTTTGGAGACAGTAATAGAAGCAGCAGCCTATTTACGTCATCTAAAAGAAATTATCTTTGTCGTAGCAGGCGAATCTCAAGCCCTCGAAAGGCTGCAAAAACATTGTCTTGCTTGTGGTGCAGATAACGTTTTGCTTTTACCATTGGAAGTGCGAGAAAAACTACCACAAATGTTAGCAGCCGCAGATGTCGGGCTGATTGTGCAAAAGCGGAACGTGATTTCCTTCAATATGCCTTCTAAAATACCACTGTTGTTAGCCAGTGGTCGCCCAATTGTGGGTTCAGTTCCGGCCGCTGGCACTGCTGCCAAAGCCATCAGACAAAGTGGCGGCGGTGTTATCGTTGAGCCGGAGTCAGCAGATGCTTTGGCTGCGGCGGTGCTGGATTTATATCATCAGCCGGAATTAGCAGCGCAATTAGGACGTAAGGGAAGAAAGTTTGCGGTAGAAAACTATTCCTTTGAGCAAGCGCTAGACCGATATGAAGAGTTATTTGCTGATGCGATCGCTAAAAGAGCAACAAACTTGGATATCTTACCAGAAATAAGTTCTAAAGAATCACTTGTTGATATTTGA
- a CDS encoding ScyD/ScyE family protein, whose protein sequence is MKLKSFALKSVTFCFAAICGTASAQAATLTTIVDGVSNARGASFGPDGSLYVAEPGIGGNGNCQPSPSTLFQPICAGNTSSLVKVAPDGTKQRIFNNFESLAEQPTGNQGAGIEDIQFDSKGNAYLLTGFAGYPGNRDLATLDLGSQSPLPPQQLATFPPSTPDKVLNTPLLGQLYKADLKTGSLSSIFDFAKYEITKNPDKGDVVTNPYDLAISGDSAYVVDGGGNAAYKIKLDGSESQAIAIPKTIISKSDLPPGLQLPPGLLDELPGGKIAIQAVPTGGAIGPDGALYVGEYTGFPYPAGKSKIFRIGDDLKPEVFLDGFTHITDLTFDEKGDLLVLQFSDKSQLGGDITNLPGSLIQVAPDGTRTTLVAAGQGLDSADGIDIGPDGKIYITNRGVGPRRGEVVRVDGVVTQKVPEPGSVVGLLALAGVGATAANAKRKRQEKLLAKAETV, encoded by the coding sequence ATGAAACTCAAGTCATTTGCTCTTAAATCTGTTACATTTTGTTTTGCTGCTATTTGTGGAACAGCATCTGCACAAGCTGCAACGCTAACGACAATTGTCGATGGAGTCAGTAATGCACGGGGTGCTAGCTTCGGCCCTGACGGGAGTCTCTACGTAGCAGAGCCAGGTATTGGAGGAAACGGAAATTGCCAACCATCTCCGAGTACCTTGTTTCAGCCTATCTGTGCTGGTAATACTAGTTCACTGGTCAAAGTTGCACCAGACGGCACCAAACAGCGTATATTTAATAACTTTGAGTCTCTAGCAGAACAACCCACTGGCAACCAAGGCGCTGGTATTGAAGATATACAATTCGATTCTAAAGGAAATGCTTATCTTCTGACAGGCTTTGCTGGTTATCCAGGAAACCGCGATCTAGCAACACTTGACCTTGGTTCTCAATCCCCACTCCCACCACAGCAACTTGCAACTTTCCCGCCATCAACACCCGATAAAGTTTTGAATACACCGCTACTAGGACAACTGTACAAAGCTGACTTGAAGACGGGATCTCTCAGCAGTATTTTTGACTTTGCCAAGTATGAAATCACCAAAAATCCAGACAAAGGGGATGTAGTTACCAATCCCTATGACCTGGCTATTAGTGGCGATAGTGCTTATGTGGTTGACGGGGGTGGAAACGCTGCTTACAAAATTAAGCTTGATGGAAGTGAGTCTCAGGCGATCGCAATTCCTAAAACCATCATTAGTAAGTCAGATTTGCCACCAGGATTACAACTACCTCCTGGGCTGTTAGATGAGCTTCCAGGAGGAAAAATAGCAATTCAAGCAGTACCCACAGGTGGCGCAATTGGCCCTGATGGAGCTTTATACGTTGGTGAATATACAGGTTTTCCTTATCCAGCAGGTAAGTCGAAGATTTTCCGCATTGGCGATGATCTCAAACCAGAAGTTTTTCTGGATGGATTTACGCACATCACAGACTTAACCTTTGATGAGAAAGGCGATTTGCTCGTCTTACAGTTTAGCGACAAGTCCCAGTTAGGGGGTGACATCACAAATCTACCTGGATCTCTCATCCAAGTTGCTCCTGACGGCACTCGAACAACACTTGTTGCAGCAGGTCAAGGGCTAGATTCGGCTGATGGAATTGATATTGGCCCTGACGGCAAGATTTATATTACCAATCGCGGTGTCGGCCCAAGACGAGGAGAGGTTGTTCGGGTGGATGGTGTTGTTACACAAAAAGTCCCCGAACCTGGTTCAGTAGTCGGCTTACTAGCACTTGCTGGTGTAGGCGCAACTGCTGCTAACGCCAAGCGCAAACGCCAAGAAAAGTTGCTAGCTAAAGCAGAAACTGTCTAA
- the scyF gene encoding scytonemin biosynthesis PEP-CTERM protein ScyF (ScyF is a conserved protein in biosynthesis systems for the scytonemin, a Trp-derived cyanobacterial natural sunscreen, although it is not absolutely required.) — protein sequence MGLVKNLSIGILGTGFIVLATAAQAKAVTLTYDRSIGSPGFGPGQLFVPQGIAVDSQGNTLIANGRGVNPDGTPNYNLGNKIEKFSPSGEYIGAIGSGGTGPGQFDEPTTVDFNPVTGDLYAGDVYNNRINQFDSQGNFIRSFANGEFTPLVEGRLFFGPSGVTFDKTGNVYVGDFNGERILKFTSDGQQIGVIGGTVGTAPGQFQGLAGVRISPVSGNIFVADQYNNRVQVLDPNGNPLLAFGSAGSGPGQLLQPIGIEVDDQENVYVADSINSRVQVFDKNGNFLTSFGENARDASGNPVPPPALTGPPFGDPLDLTPGRFNWTGGTSYKDGKLYVGDFFQGRVQVINVEGRKQVPEPGSALGLALLGLGAATVTLRKRGQQKPLFSLQKELQKQC from the coding sequence ATGGGATTAGTCAAAAATTTGTCAATCGGCATTCTCGGTACCGGATTTATAGTGTTGGCAACAGCAGCCCAAGCCAAGGCTGTAACATTAACTTACGACAGAAGTATCGGTAGTCCCGGCTTCGGCCCTGGTCAGCTATTTGTTCCCCAAGGTATAGCCGTAGATAGCCAAGGAAATACTCTCATAGCTAATGGACGCGGTGTTAACCCGGATGGTACTCCTAACTACAACCTCGGTAACAAAATTGAAAAATTTAGTCCAAGCGGTGAGTATATTGGAGCAATTGGCTCCGGCGGCACAGGGCCCGGACAGTTTGACGAGCCAACAACTGTAGACTTTAATCCCGTAACAGGGGATTTGTATGCAGGTGATGTTTACAACAACCGCATCAATCAATTTGATTCTCAGGGTAACTTTATTAGATCCTTTGCAAATGGAGAATTTACCCCTCTCGTAGAGGGTAGGCTTTTCTTTGGGCCATCTGGTGTGACATTTGACAAAACTGGCAACGTTTACGTAGGTGATTTTAATGGTGAAAGAATCCTTAAATTCACATCAGACGGACAGCAAATTGGTGTTATTGGTGGCACTGTGGGTACTGCACCTGGGCAATTCCAAGGTCTAGCAGGTGTAAGAATTTCCCCAGTTAGCGGAAATATCTTTGTAGCTGACCAGTATAACAACCGCGTTCAAGTACTCGATCCAAATGGTAATCCTCTGTTGGCGTTTGGTTCAGCAGGTAGCGGCCCTGGACAACTTCTTCAGCCAATTGGCATCGAAGTGGACGACCAAGAGAATGTTTATGTAGCTGATTCTATCAACAGTCGCGTTCAGGTATTTGATAAAAACGGTAACTTCTTGACTTCCTTCGGTGAAAATGCCCGCGATGCATCAGGTAATCCGGTACCGCCTCCAGCATTAACTGGCCCTCCTTTTGGCGACCCCCTCGATCTTACTCCCGGCAGATTTAACTGGACGGGTGGCACAAGCTACAAAGATGGCAAGCTTTATGTGGGCGATTTCTTCCAAGGTCGCGTCCAAGTGATAAACGTAGAAGGCAGAAAGCAAGTACCTGAACCTGGTTCAGCATTGGGTTTGGCATTGCTTGGACTTGGGGCTGCTACCGTCACATTGCGGAAACGTGGACAACAAAAACCACTCTTCAGTTTACAAAAGGAACTGCAAAAACAGTGCTAA